The sequence below is a genomic window from Phoenix dactylifera cultivar Barhee BC4 chromosome 16, palm_55x_up_171113_PBpolish2nd_filt_p, whole genome shotgun sequence.
CAGAAATttttggaaaagaagaagaagaagaagcaagctAATAGAATGTAAGAACAGTTGATCAAGTTTTTTCTTGTCAATTTTTTCACCAATTTTTAGGGGTTACCTTCCCTGCCGCgatccctccctctccttcttctgtgGAGAGAAGAGCTGGCCGAAGCCGAACTTGGCCGAGCCACGAAGGGAGCAAACGGGGACGTTGAGCACTGGAGTTACCCTCACGTTGGCCGAGTAGGACCTCTCCATGCCCCGGTACTTGATCCTCGGGCCGCCATTGAAGCTACTTGGGCTGCTCGAGCTCCGCTCTAATCCCTGGAAGACCACCTTCCCGGATGCGTTCATCCGCGGGCTATCCACCGACGCCCCACTGGCCGCAGGCTCCGGCGGCCGGCGGACAGGGCTCCGGCCGATCCTCGCCGGCCGGTAGCCCTCCGGAACGGCGGATCTCGGCCTGGAGACCCGCACCCGGGGCGGGTTCCGGCCGAGGGAGAGAGGGATCTGGGAGGGCTTGTCGGCGTCGAGGGAGAGGCGGGGAAGGTCCTCGTGGTCGAGGCcggaggaggatgaagaagaggagagagagagtcgGGAGGAAATGGAGACAGACTCGGTGTCGGAGGAGTCGCGGAGGAGAGGAAGGCTCAGAGAGGAGTCGGTGGAAGAGCATTTGGGATTCATGTTTCGGTGGAGGAAATGCCGGAGAGATTTAGCGTTGGGGTTCTTGGAAGAGGCGGTGGCACAAACGGCCTTCTGGGACTCCGGCTTGGGGCTCTGCTGCCTCTTGAGGCCGAGCAGCTCCCTCCAACGGCTGGAGCACCGCGGCGCCTTGGGGGACTCGGCGACGAAGGCATCCGATCCGAGTACGTCCACCGCTCTCCGCGGCGCCGCTGCCGCCTCCAGCGAGCGGATCCCGTCCGGGACCGCCGCCGCCGGAAGCGGAGCCGTGGCCAGCTGCAGAGGGACCAGCTTCCCGTTGGAGAAGAGCTCGTCGGCAGGGAGCATGGCCACAGGATCGTCGAGGCGGAACTCGAAGTCGGCGAGATCCTTGCTGGCGGCCTCCAGATCCGGCGTCTCCGCTTCCGGCTTCTCGGAGGCGATCGCCGGGGTGGCATCGTCGGCGAGGTCGCGGCTGAAGGAGACCCTAGGGCTGAGCCAGCCGTAGGAGGGGCATGCAGGGGAGCAGTCGAGGAAGGGCTCCGGCGACATTCCGGA
It includes:
- the LOC103696684 gene encoding uncharacterized protein LOC103696684, with protein sequence MMASACVNNSGMSPEPFLDCSPACPSYGWLSPRVSFSRDLADDATPAIASEKPEAETPDLEAASKDLADFEFRLDDPVAMLPADELFSNGKLVPLQLATAPLPAAAVPDGIRSLEAAAAPRRAVDVLGSDAFVAESPKAPRCSSRWRELLGLKRQQSPKPESQKAVCATASSKNPNAKSLRHFLHRNMNPKCSSTDSSLSLPLLRDSSDTESVSISSRLSLSSSSSSSGLDHEDLPRLSLDADKPSQIPLSLGRNPPRVRVSRPRSAVPEGYRPARIGRSPVRRPPEPAASGASVDSPRMNASGKVVFQGLERSSSSPSSFNGGPRIKYRGMERSYSANVRVTPVLNVPVCSLRGSAKFGFGQLFSPQKKEREGSRQGRCG